Genomic window (Ruminococcus flavefaciens AE3010):
AAGATAGCCGCATACAATGTTAAACTTCAAAACGACGAAAACGGCACAGAGCATAGTGAGGATAAAGGTCCTGTATTAGACGGAAAAACTGCTGCTGACGCAGAGACGGGAGATCTGCAGCTCCATGAGAATATAATTTATCCAAGCTATGAAGAAGCAGCAGCTGCTTGTGCAGAGATCGAAAATGATCGTGCAAGAGGCGTGTACAGCTTCAATAAGGTAGACGTGGAAAAGTATGCATCAAAAGTACTTGGAGCGTCCGGATTTGATGAACTCAACACTCTTGAAAACAAGAGCTACGTCTATCATTTGCTGCTCAATTCATGCAGATACTTTGATACAGCCGAGCTTACATTCACTATAAACGGCACTTACGGTGCGGATAACTGGAGCAAAAACGAGCATTGTCTGGCAGACAACAAGGGAAAATATATCTACGTGGATTATGAGATGGATGAGCCGGGCTATAATAACCATTTAACGTTATATTCGTATGACGAAAGATGGATAAGCGCAGATAATATTTCAAAGACATATTCAGAGGCACCTTATTTTGAAACAGGTATCCCAGAGAATTATGTTCCCGATAATTACCGCTATATCGACTGGTATGACTCTGATGGCGTCATACAGAATTACGGAAACTATTCTGATATAGTATTCGGACAGTTAGGACAGGACTGCCTGTATACGAATACTTCTTATATCCATAATTTTGATACATGGTATATTGCGGGAACCGAGACCATACTTGGCAGACAGTGCGCAGTTATCAGCATCGATAACGGTTATTATACTGCCGAAAAATATGTTGATCTCAGAACAGGTATAGTTCTGAAGTATTCAGAGCGTGCAATAAGCAGCGGTGATGCTGATGATATACGTTCAATGGAAGTATCGAGCATAAATATCGACCAGCCTTTGGATTATATATACTTTGATCCCACAGGCTATACCGATGAGTCATACAATTAAAGAATGCAAAAAATCCCCTTTGCATAAGCAAAGGGGATAGCTTTTGTATTAAAGTAAGTTTATGAGCTCATCGTGGACATCTTTCAGTCTGTCATCTGAGAGACCGAAATCCATAGCCTTGTAGTTCCATGCTGCTCTGCCGATATCGTGCTTTCTGAAAACGGCATTGATAGTTCTGTACCACTTTATGGTATCCTCGGGAGATACAACGTCGATACAGCCGTACTCACCGCAGTAAAGACCGCTTCCGTGCTTTTCAGCCTTGGCGATAGCTGTGGAGAAGAGCTCCTCAAAGTACTCCTCGGAGGTAACGCTTTCCTCGAAAGCCATACGCTCCTCGGGAATGATATCTGTAGTCCAGTAAGCTCCCTGATGTGTGAACTTCAGAGGCTCATAGCAGTGCATATTGTAGAAAACGTTCTCGTCGTAAGGCGCGTCCAGATACTGAACCGTAGCAGCACTGTTGTTCCAGTAGCTTCCCACAAGAATGAGAATGTTGGGAGCTATTTTTCTTATCCTGCGGATACACTCATTGGCTATCCTGTTCCATGCACCGATGAAATCTGCATCAGTGACCTCATTGAGAAGCTCAAAGGCTACATTTGGAGTAAGTGAGCCGTAGCGTCTTGCCACCTCTTCCCACAGGCGGTAGAAGCGCTCCTGATACTCCTGACTGTCGAAGAATCCGCTTTCATTTTCAGCGTAATAGTCAAAGGAAAAGCCTGCGGTCTTGTGAAGATCGAGAATGAGATTGAGACCGTTTGCCTTGCAGGCGTTAACAGCCATATCAAGGTAAGCAAAGCCCTCCTCGCTGAAAGAGCCGTCCTCGTTTTCAAGTATATTATAGTCAAATGGGACACGGATATGGTCTAAGCCCCATGAAGCAGCGATTTTAAAGTCGTTTTCAGTAATAAAGGTGTCCAGGTGCTCTTTTTCGTAATTGCACTGTGAAAGCCAGCCGCCAAAGTTTACGCCCTTATTGAATCCGATCATTTTTTTCATGCTGATCGCCTCCTTTAATGAGAGTATAGCATATTTCATGCAGAAACTATACTTGTTTTATGTGAAAAATAATAAATTCATGATGTACGAGATAAAATTAAAGATAATAAAAAACCTGTATCCGAAGATACAGGTATGGCGCGGATTGAGAGATTTGAACTCTCGCGCCGGTTTCCCGACCTACTCCCTTAGCAGGGGAGCCCCTTCACCACTTGGGTAAATCCGCAAACCGACGAGCGAGAAGCTCACCGATAAAAAAATTGGCGGAGAGGGTGGGATTCGAACCCACGTGACCGTTAAGTCAAACGGTTTTCAAGACCGCCTCGTTATGACCGCTTCGATACCTCTCCATTTTTTACTGCCGAATTAATCAGCTTTTATATTATACCACGGTGAGCGGCAGTTGTCAAGGAAAAATAAAAGAAAATCGTAACGATAAATTTTCAACATTTTTAAGCATAATATACAATGGGAGATGTTGATAAAAAACTGTTCGACGGAAATAAAAAATTCTTGTAAAATTTTTCGGTAAAAATGATTTTTTTGAAAGAATATACTTTACATTATTATAAAATTAGTGTAAAATATACTATAGATATTTTTTTGTGAGGTGCTTATATGGAACCAAAGTATAAACGAATTTTATTAAAGGTCAGCGGCGAGGCTCTGGCAGGCGACAAGAAAACAGGTCTCAACTATGACGTAGTTACAGAGATATGTGAGAGCATAAAGAAGTGCTCCGATGCAGGTGCTCAGGTAGCAGTAGTAGTCGGCGGCGGTAACTTCTGGAGAGGCCGTTCAAGCGGAGCTATGGACAGGACCCGTGCAGACCATATCGGAATGCTGGCAACAACAATGAATGCACTTGCACTTGCAGACGTACTGGAGTCTCTCGGCTGTGTTGTCAGAGTTCAGACAGCACTTCAGATGGCTGCTATCGCAGAGCCCTATATCCGCAACAGAGCTGTAAGACATCTGGACAAGGGAAGAATAGTTATCTTCGGCTGCGGTACAGGAAACCCCTTCTTCTCAACAGATACAGCTGCTGCGCTTCGTTCGGTTGAGATAGAGGCGGATATTCTCCTCAAGGCAACTCTTGTTGACGGTGTATACGATAAAGACCCCCACAAGTATGACGACGCAAAGAAGTACGACACTCTTACTTTCTCACAGGTCATCGGCGAGGACCTCGGCGTAATGGACAGCACAGCTGCTGCTATGTGCCGCGACAATCACATGAAGATGCTGGTATTCGATCTCAGCCGTCCCGATAACATATATGATGCTGTTATGGGTGCTGACATCGGAACCGTTGTATACGAAGACTAATACCGAAAGGAATGAACAACAATGAAAGAACAGCTTAATATCGCTAAGGAAAAAATGAACAAGAGCCTTAATGCTCTCGGAAACGAATTTGCTTCTATCCGTGCAGGAAGAGCAAACCCGGGCGTACTCGATAAGGTAATGGTAGATTACTACGGAGCTCCCACACCTGTCAATCAGATGGCAGCTATTTCCGTATCAGAGGCAAGAATCCTTGTTATCCAGCCATGGGATAAGTCAACACTCAAGCTTATCGAAAAGGCTATACAGGCTTCCGACATCGGTATCCAGCCTGTAAACGACGGAAACGTTATCCGTCTTGCATTCCCTCAGCTCACTGAGGATCGCCGTAAGGAGCTCTGCAAGAGCATCAAGAAGTACGGCGAGGAGTGTAAGGTAACTGTTCGTTCTATCAGACGTGATACTATGGAGAAGTACAAGACAATGAAGAAGAACTCCGAGATCACAGAGGACGACCTGAAGGACTGCGAGAAGAAGGTTCAGGATCTCACAGACAAGATGTGTGCTGACGTTGATAAAATGGTAGCAGACAAAGAAAAAGAGATCATGACAGTATAATTGGTGAAATATGGCATTATTCGGAAAAAAAGATAAAACTGGATCGGAGGAGCTCGTACTGC
Coding sequences:
- a CDS encoding glycoside hydrolase family 5 protein, whose protein sequence is MKKMIGFNKGVNFGGWLSQCNYEKEHLDTFITENDFKIAASWGLDHIRVPFDYNILENEDGSFSEEGFAYLDMAVNACKANGLNLILDLHKTAGFSFDYYAENESGFFDSQEYQERFYRLWEEVARRYGSLTPNVAFELLNEVTDADFIGAWNRIANECIRRIRKIAPNILILVGSYWNNSAATVQYLDAPYDENVFYNMHCYEPLKFTHQGAYWTTDIIPEERMAFEESVTSEEYFEELFSTAIAKAEKHGSGLYCGEYGCIDVVSPEDTIKWYRTINAVFRKHDIGRAAWNYKAMDFGLSDDRLKDVHDELINLL
- the pyrH gene encoding UMP kinase, which gives rise to MEPKYKRILLKVSGEALAGDKKTGLNYDVVTEICESIKKCSDAGAQVAVVVGGGNFWRGRSSGAMDRTRADHIGMLATTMNALALADVLESLGCVVRVQTALQMAAIAEPYIRNRAVRHLDKGRIVIFGCGTGNPFFSTDTAAALRSVEIEADILLKATLVDGVYDKDPHKYDDAKKYDTLTFSQVIGEDLGVMDSTAAAMCRDNHMKMLVFDLSRPDNIYDAVMGADIGTVVYED
- the frr gene encoding ribosome recycling factor, encoding MKEQLNIAKEKMNKSLNALGNEFASIRAGRANPGVLDKVMVDYYGAPTPVNQMAAISVSEARILVIQPWDKSTLKLIEKAIQASDIGIQPVNDGNVIRLAFPQLTEDRRKELCKSIKKYGEECKVTVRSIRRDTMEKYKTMKKNSEITEDDLKDCEKKVQDLTDKMCADVDKMVADKEKEIMTV